A part of Aegilops tauschii subsp. strangulata cultivar AL8/78 chromosome 2, Aet v6.0, whole genome shotgun sequence genomic DNA contains:
- the LOC109770774 gene encoding uncharacterized protein, translating to MINLFDLSTGMASTKALSDRAHREDSPVRRGRTDIKRTVDPAKVCIEDKLETSTRSSLSSKSDASPMKKLLANQIAKEVESKRKPPSVVARLMGLEDDLPAQEQALHSAKSNLRRSHSHDKYAATKRALQQQEQHLYSKTTRGKHTGPKETVEFKDVYAVCEEPLRTHHLQDQTSSGLRSSQNKRDERIEVVRQKFIQAKRLATDENFLHSKEFHEALEVLSSNKDLFLKFLEEPSSVFSNPLYGQHTMAAPPQTKRITVLKPFKSAENKGARESRTHQADEENDFVMGKSHKRSHSAEDTFSKPNRIVVLKPSPGKPNRAHARLTPRSSPFELIQRTAFLGDLQDGTSTLGCTEVSGASAQYLPEDRRRRDESLLSSVYSNGYNGDESSLSRSEGDNIDEDGGSLSDSEVVSPVSRHSWDYIKRYSSTYSSSTHSRASHSHSAESSVIKEAKRRLSERWTTVACDEISQEVKLPRTSRTLGDMLSIRETEREETDAVINSASSSRSCGTKNELAMQASSVSTLREDETEESSPRNLARSKSLPVSSAMFDNMVVSANSEGCETPKVDTRQGKGKLSFKGKVSSFFFPRSKRLAEEKTTLPSDSFGEKVQVTFLDDKRSETNSDLQFDEQIAFCKDKADNSTIQTNCSLNVDVGSMEAPVSSDCPSGYTDEPTSNGGLKCMRDQPSPTSVLDASFEASNTNEPESSRSTSACNERVALRSRAIESVPCSLSCEDTYSHSPLHMHHLNSSNAEDNESECYALVQKILSSAGLDNLQVSMVFTGWHSADCPLDPALCDKFLDRKEEAAKSRERRSNQKLLFDCVNMALVETGQEALLRTYPWGKACFGARSEALSQDLGEEVWNHVRDWLYGVDRLAANEYGDAAMMLERIVHQEVEGGGWMKSARSEADEITKQIADGLLVELVGEAVADLTVCFPQQDLAMPMPNL from the exons ATGATCAACTTGTTCGACCTGAGCACGGGGATGGCCAGCACCAAGGCACTCTCTGACAGAGCTCACAGAGAAG ATTCTCCAGTTCGTAGAGGCCGGACAGATATCAAGAGAACCGTTGATCCTGCTAAAGTTTGTATAGAGGATAAACTG GAGACAAGTACTAGGAGTTCTTTAAGCAGCAAATCAGATGCATCACCCATGAAGAAGCTACTAGCAAACCAGATAGCCAAAGAAGTGGAATCAAAGAGGAAACCACCAAGTGTTGTTGCCAGGTTGATGGGGCTTGAAGATGATCTACCTGCTCAAGAACAGGCATTACATTCTGCCAAAAGTAATTTGAGGAGAAGTCATTCACATGATAAGTATGCAGCAACAAAGAGGGCCCTGCAGCAGCAAGAGCAGCACCTCTACAGCAAAACAACACGGGGCAAACACACAGGCCCCAAGGAAACAGTAGAATTTAAGGATGTGTATGCAGTCTGCGAAGAACCATTAAGAACACATCATCTTCAGGACCAAACTTCTTCAGGACTGAGGTCTTCACAAAACAAGAGAGACGAAAGGATAGAAGTTGTTCGACAAAAGTTCATACAAGCAAAACGCCTCGCCACAGATGAAAATTTCCTTCATTCAAAGGAGTTTCATGAAGCCCTGGAGGTTCTAAGTTCAAATAAGGATCTGTTTCTAAAGTTCCTTGAAGAACCAAGCTCTGTTTTCTCGAACCCGCTCTATGGACAACACACAATGGCTGCACCACCTCAGACAAAGCGCATTACTGTCTTGAAACCATTTAAATCTGCTGAGAATAAAGGGGCAAGAGAAAGCAGAACACACCAAGCTGATGAAGAAAATGACTTTGTAATGGGAAAGTCACACAAGAGATCTCATTCAGCAGAAGATACCTTCTCGAAGCCAAACAGGATAGTGGTCCTAAAGCCAAGTCCTGGGAAACCTAACAGAGCACATGCCAGGCTAACTCCCAGATCATCTCCATTTGAACTGATTCAGCGGACAGCCTTTCTTGGTGATTTACAAGATGGTACATCCACCCTAGGATGTACAGAAGTATCGGGTGCTTCGGCTCAATACCTGCCAGAagatcggcggcggcgggatgagtCTCTACTGTCTTCTGTATACTCAAATGGGTATAATGGAGATGAGAGCTCTTTAAGCAGGTCAGAAGGTGATAACATTGATGAAGATGGTGGTAGCCTAAGTGACTCGGAGGTAGTCAGTCCAGTGTCGCGGCATTCATGGGATTATATCAAAAGATATAGCAGTACTTACTCATCTTCAACTCATAGCAGGGCATCTCATTCACATTCAGCTGAGTCGTCTGTGATCAAAGAAGCCAAAAGGCGACTTTCCGAGAGATGGACAACGGTAGCATGTGATGAGATCAGTCAAGAAGTAAAGTTGCCAAGGACCTCAAGAACTCTGGGTGACATGCTCTCCATCAGAGAAACTGAGAGAGAGGAAACTGATGCTGTAATAAACTCTGCTTCAAGTAGCCGGTCGTGTGGCACAAAAAATGAGTTGGCCATGCAAGCTAGTTCCGTATCTACATTAAGAGAGGATGAAACTGAGGAGAGCTCTCCAAGAAATTTAGCGAGATCAAAATCTCTCCCGGTGTCATCAGCAATGTTTGATAACATGGTGGTGTCTGCAAATTCTGAAGGCTGTGAAACACCGAAGGTGGATACAAGGCAAGGTAAAGGAAAATTATCATTCAAGGGGAAAGTATCAAGTTTTTTCTTCCCTAGAAGTAAAAGGCTGGCAGAAGAGAAAACCACCCTTCCTTCTGATAGCTTTGGTGAGAAGGTTCAAGTCACTTTTCTTGACGACAAGCGATCAGAGACCAATAGTGACCTTCAATTTGATGAGCAAATAGCATTTTGCAAGGACAAAGCTGACAATTCCACCATACAAACAAATTGTTCTTTAAAT GTGGATGTTGGTTCCATGGAAGCACCTGTGTCTTCTGACTGCCCTAGTGGATACACTGATGAACCCACATCAAACGGTGGCCTAAAATGCATGCGCGATCAGCCTAGTCCTACTTCAGTTCTGGATGCATCATTTGAAGCTAGCAACACTAATGAACCTGAATCATCAAGAAGTACCAGTGCCTGCAATGAGA GAGTTGCCTTACGATCTCGTGCAATTGAGTCTGTTCCCTGCTCGTTATCATGCGAGGACACATACTCACATTCTCCATTACACATGCATCATCTGAATTCCTCAAATGCAGAGGATAATGAATCAGAATGTTATGCCCTTGTACAGAAGATACTATCATCTGCTGGATTAGACAACCTACAAGTGAGTATGGTTTTCACAGGTTGGCATTCAGCTGATTGTCCTCTTGATCCTGCACTGTGTGACAAGTTCTTGGACCGCAAGGAGGAGGCTGCTAAATCGAGGGAGCGTAGGTCGAACCAAAAGCTTCTCTTCGATTGTGTAAACATGGCATTGGTTGAGACTGGCCAGGAAGCCTTGCTAAGAACCTACCCGTGGGGTAAAGCATGCTTCGGAGCACGGAGCGAGGCACTGTCTCAAGATCTAGGGGAAGAAGTATGGAACCATGTGAGGGATTGGCTTTACGGGGTGGACAGATTGGCGGCAAACGAGTACGGCGATGCTGCAATGATGCTGGAAAGAATCGTGCACCAGGAGGTGGAAGGAGGAGGCTGGATGAAATCAGCGAGGTCGGAAGCGGATGAGATCACAAAACAGATTGCAGATGGTCTGTTGGTGGAGCTAGTCGGAGAAGCCGTGGCGGATCTCACAGTTTGTTTTCCACAGCAAGACCTCGCAATGCCAATGCCAAATCTGTAG